Within Haematobia irritans isolate KBUSLIRL chromosome 2, ASM5000362v1, whole genome shotgun sequence, the genomic segment tttcatatccGAAGGATGAAGGTGTTGTCACATAATCGAGAGACACGTGGGATtatagtttctttagaaaagacttatgaaaatggaaatcaaaattttatttagggcATACAATTTGAGTTACTCCCTGTCACACTGGTAAATATTTGATTGATATAAATCATTAAACATTTTCGGTGTCCATTTTTAaacccaaaataaataaatactctGCTTATTATAACCAAAAACATATTCGATTGGTTTAATAATGGAAAAGACGTATTTTGTTTCGTTTCTCAAATATTTACTAAGAGTGAGACGTATATTTAGTTTATTTCACATTATGAgtagaatgaaaaaataataaaacgtgTATTAAAACAAGTTAagtaataaatttcaataaataacaGGAATCACCAGTGGCTGCTTCAAAATCAAATGCAACAAATGGCTAATACTGTTAATACAGGGGTAAGTTCATATTTTAATTGGTTCTGCGCAAAAATAACTCATAGACATCCAAGAAATTGAGAGTGATGGtagagaaaaactttttttctgttttagtaaaatatctatagaaaacttcgcgTAAAGAAAACTGTCGTTTTTAGTTGAAATCTACAATACAAGCGTTTAGGAATTGGGTAATTATTGCGCAGAACGTGTTTGTGCTGTCAATGGACCTTTACAATCTGTAATAATATCACTATTAATTTTGCAGCAATGTCCTATAAAAAAGGAACCACCTGAACAACATTTAGTAAGAGGGCCCAATTTGGCCACAGAACCCCGAATACCATCCAGACgcgaagaaaacttaaattcgacAGACGACCAATTGTATGGTCCAGATTATGAGGAAAatgtaagaaaatatttttcacactTTTAGATTAAGATGACTTTTCTTTGTCGGTCTGTTTACAGATGATTTGTATTGGAGGAGATGTGTATTGTCGTAAGATAATCTATGAAATGGCATTAAGTTCTACCCAGAAAGCATCTCGTATTGCAAGGAAACTATTGGAGGGTGTATTCAAAAAAGATTTTCTTCTGAAAGCCACACTTACCGGACAATCACCTAGGGCACAGGGTCTAGAGCGACAGCAAGAACCTGTTATTCCTTTGTGTTACAAAGCAAGGGCTGCTATTATaggtaaatttgacaaactatgTTGTAAATAATTCTTCAATTATTTACTGACAATTTTAGATTTCTCTATAAGATTGGCACAACAAAGAGGATGGGAgccacaaaatttaaaagaaatcgaACGTGCAATGTCTCAACGGTTGGGCGAGATTAAACGACAAAAGTAGTGAgatatttgatataaaatttatatattgaacttatcagtattttttaatttagtttacaaATTTCGCCATTAATTCGAAATAGTGATGAACAAATACAACTACCTCCCAATTTCGATCGATggtaaataattaattggaaaGAACTAATGGCAAAGACTTGTTAAGCGATTCCTAACAATTGACTAATTTATAGGAATTGTATATGACATTTTTCGTAGTTTTAAGTTTTAGTACTCTATAACATTGCCATTTGACATTGAAATAAATGGTGAAATCTATtagacaacaaaacaaaacagagtttttcgtaaaaagaaaattattattatatagcggaatatatttagttatatcgaaggtgagtaaagtagacagtcgtctatatcataccctaaaccagtcCTACTGAATTagctattattaaaataaatcgtATACGATGTGGTGCTTCGCAATTCTATCTATGTcggtatttaagaaaattaagcgtTAGATATTTAT encodes:
- the LOC142224055 gene encoding uncharacterized protein LOC142224055, giving the protein MICIGGDVYCRKIIYEMALSSTQKASRIARKLLEGVFKKDFLLKATLTGQSPRAQGLERQQEPVIPLCYKARAAIIDFSIRLAQQRGWEPQNLKEIERAMSQRLGEIKRQKYLQISPLIRNSDEQIQLPPNFDRW